One genomic region from Salvia hispanica cultivar TCC Black 2014 chromosome 2, UniMelb_Shisp_WGS_1.0, whole genome shotgun sequence encodes:
- the LOC125203980 gene encoding NDR1/HIN1-like protein 3 has translation MGETKQPHLNGAYYGPSIPPPTKSYHRPGRGGGGCCCNPFTCCCGCLMNCICTCICQIVFTILIIVGIIALVLWLVFRPNAVKFHVTDASLTEFNINNNNTLHYNLALNLTIRNPNKRIGIYYDRIEARAFYQGQRFHTVDLQNFYQGKKNTTNLSAEFKGSQLVLLGANEMSKYNEDRTAGRYDIDIKLYLRIRMKFAFVKSTRVKPKIDCDLKIPLSSNTTASEAYEPTRCDFDWR, from the coding sequence ATGGGGGAAACCAAACAGCCGCACTTAAACGGGGCCTACTACGGCCCCTCCATTCCGCCGCCGACGAAGAGCTACCACCGCCCCGGCCGCGGCGGAGGCGGATGCTGCTGTAACCCCTTCACCTGCTGCTGCGGCTGCCTCATGAACTGCATCTGCACCTGCATCTGCCAGATCGTCTTCACCATCCTCATCATCGTCGGAATCATCGCCCTCGTTTTGTGGCTCGTTTTCCGCCCCAACGCCGTCAAATTCCACGTCACCGACGCCTCGCTTACCgaattcaacatcaacaacaacaacacgCTCCACTACAATCTCGCGCTGAATCTCACGATCCGCAACCCGAACAAGCGCATCGGCATCTACTACGACCGGATCGAGGCCAGGGCTTTCTACCAGGGCCAGCGATTTCACACCGTCGACCTCCAGAACTTCTATCAGGGGAAGAAAAACACCACCAATTTGAGCGCCGAATTCAAAGGATCGCAATTGGTGCTGCTCGGAGCTAACGAGATGTCGAAATACAACGAAGATCGGACTGCCGGCAGGTACGACATCGACATCAAGCTGTATTTGCGCATCAGAATGAAGTTTGCATTTGTGAAATCCACCAGAGTGAAGCCGAAGATCGATTGCGATCTGAAAATTCCGTTGAGTTCCAACACCACGGCTTCGGAGGCTTACGAGCCGACGAGGTGCGATTTCGATTGGCGTTGA